A segment of the Georgenia sp. M64 genome:
GGTGGATGTGCATGACCTCGTGGTCGATCCCCGCGCGGCGCAGCGTCGCCTGGTTGAGGCCGGTGGTGGCGGCGGTGAGGCCGAAGACCCGCACGATCGACGTCGCCAGGACGTCCTTCTGCGGGGTGGTGCGCCGCCCGAGGACGGAGTCCGCGGCCCGCCGGCCCTGCCGGTTCGCCGGACCGGCCAGCGGCACCGGGATCCCGGCGCCCGTCCCGGCCTGGACGACCTCCACCGCGTCGCCGACGGCCCAGATGTGCGGGTCGGAGGTGCGCTGGTCGGCGTCGACGCGGATGGCGCCGCTCGGGCCGAGGTCCAGACCGGCCTGCTTGGCCAGGGCGGAGGCCGGCCGGACCCCGACGTTGACGACGACGAGGTCGGCGGGCAGCGTGGTGCCGTCGGAGAGGGTGACGGTGACCTGGCCGAGGGTGCCCTCGAGCTCGTCGCCGTACTCGGTCGGCTCGTCCGTGGCGGCCACGGACTGCGCGGAGACCCCCAGGTGCAGGCTCACGCCGTGACGGGTGAGCTCGTCCGCGAGCAGCGGGGCCAGCTCGGCGTCCAGCGGGGGCAGGACGTGGTCGGCCAGCTCGACGAGGTGGACCGCCAGGCCGCGGGCGGCCAGCGCCTCGACGGCCTCGAGGCCGATGAAGCCCGCCCCGATGACGACGGCGGATGGCGCGTCGCCCGCGGACCGTCCGGCCAGGACGGAGTCCACGGCTGCGCGCAGCCCGTCGACGTCGGGGACGGTGCGCAGGGAGTGCACGGCCGGGTGGTCCAGGCCCGCGATCGGGGGCCGGACCGGCACGGCGCCGGGGGCGAGGATCAGGGCGTCGTAGGGCAGGTCGTAGGTGCCCTCCGGCCCGGCGACGCTCACCCGGCGGGCGTCGCGGTCGACCCCGGTGACCCGGTGCCCGGTGCGGACGTCGAGGTCGAGGCTCGCCGCGAGGGTCGCGGGCGTGTGCAGGAGGAGGGCGTCGCGGCGGGCGATCTCGCCCGAGAGGTGGTACGGCAGGCCGCAGTTGGCGAACGAGACGTAGTCGCTCTGCTCGAGCACGACGATGTCGGCGTGCTCGTCGAGGCGGCGGGCGCGCGCGGCGGCGCTCATGCCGCCGGCGACGCCACCGACGACGACCAGGCGGGTCGCGGACATCAGCGGACCGTCCCGCCGGCGCGCTGCCACGCCGCCATGCCGCCGCTGAGGCTCGTGGCGTCGAACCCGAGGCCGCGCAGCTGCTTGGCGCCCGAGCGTGACCGTGCGCCGGAGGCGCAGACAACCACGACCGGCTTGTCCTTGGCCAGGCGCCGTGGGGCCTTCTCGCCGACCTCGGCGAGGGGCACGTGGACCGCCTGCGGCGCATGGCCGCTCTTCCACTCCTGGCGCTCGCGGACGTCGAGGAGGGAGGCGCCGTCACGGACGAGCTCCAGGGCGCGGGCGGCGTCGACGGTGGAGGGGAGCCGGCCGCCGTCGCCGCCTCCGCCGAGGAGGCCCTTGAGGCGTGCGAGGAGGCCGGGGGAGGAAGGAGGAGGAGTGGTCATGGTTGTCCTTTCGTCACCATCGACAATACCCAGGGGGGTATGGCATATTCCGGCCCGCAGCGGTGAGGACGCTCACGGCCCCACCGGGACCGAGGTCCCGCGGCCGGGCGGTCCGGGTCGGCGGTGGTCCGCACCCGGGTGCCCCGATGTGCCACCACTATGGCACCGGCCGCCGACGTGCGGGCAGGGTGGCCGGACGGGACGATCGTGAGGACGGAATATGCCAGGAGCCGGTGCGTTATACCCCGTAGGGTATCGACCGACCACGAAGGAGAACACATGTCCACCGTCAACCTGACCGCCGAGAGCTTCGAGAAGACCGTCCTGGACGGGGGAATCGTCCTCGTCGACTTCTGGGCAGCCTGGTGCGGCCCGTGCCGCATGTTCGCGCCCGTCTTCGAGAAGGCGTCCGAGGAGCACCCCGACATCGTCTTCGGCAAGGTCGACACCGAGGCCGAGCAGATGCTCGCCGCCCAGGCGTCGATCACCTCCATCCCCACCCTCATGGCCTTCCGTGACGGCATCCTCGTCTTCTCCCAGGCAGGCGCGCTTCCCGGCCCGGCGCTGGAGCAGCTCATCGACGCGGTCGAGGGTCTGGACATGGACGACGTGCGCGCGCAGATCGCGGCGCAGCAGAGCGCCCCGGTCTCCTGACGGGATCGACACGTCCGGCGACCCGACGCGCGCCGGTCCTGACCGGAAGCACGCCGGCCCCACCGGCCGGCGCCCACGACCGAACGACGAGAGGACCCACCATGAGCTACGGCATCACCGTGACCACCGCCATGCCGTTCGACGAGGCGGTCGCCGCCGTCCGGGAGGCCCTCGGGGCCCAGGGCTTCGGCATCCTCACCGAGATCGACATGGCCGCCACCCTCAAGAAGAAGATCGACGCGGACATCCCGCCCCAGGTCATCCTCGGGGCGTGCAACCCGCCGCTCGCCCACCGGGCGCTCCAGGCCGAGGAGTCCGTCGGGCTGCTCCTGCCGTGCAACGTCGTCGTGCGTGGGAGCGGCGGGGCGACGGTCGTCGAGGCGCTCGACCCGCAGATCATGGTGGGCGTCACCGGCAACGACGACCTCGCCGCGGTGGCGGACGACGCCGCGACCCGGCTCCGGGCCGCGCTGGGCACCCTGGGATGACGCAGCCCGTCACGTCGTCCCGGCCGGCCGTACCCTCAGGGGTATCCTGGGGTCCCGGGACGCAGAAGGGGGCGGTCATGGAGCTCGATCCCACCGAGATGGGCAAGGTCATCAACCGCCTCAAGCGCGCGCAGGGCCAGCTCGCGGGCGTGCTGCGCATGCTCGAGGAGGGGCGCGACTGCGAGGACGTCGTGACCCAGCTCTCCGCGGTCTCCCGCGCGTTGGACCGTGCGGGCTTCGCCATCATCGCGACGAGCATGCGGCAGTGCCTCGTGGACTCCGACGGTGAGGAGACCGTGGACGTCCAGAAGCTCGAGAAGCTCTTCCTCTCGCTCGCCTGATGCCCACCGAGGGCGTCGCGGCCTGGGACGCGCGGTACGCCGCCGCGGACCTGGTCTGGTCGGCCGAGCCGAGCCGCTGGGCGGTCGAGGTCCTCGGCGACCTGCCGCCCGGCGTCGCTCTCGACCTCGGCACCGGCGAGGGCAGGCACGCCGTCTGGCTCGCGCGCCGCGGCTGGCGCGTCACGGCGGTCGACTTCTCCGGCGAGGCGATCCGCAAGGCCCGTGCGCTCCAGCGGGCCCACCTGCCCGGCGCGCCCATCGACTGGCGCCAGGCGGACGTCCTCGCCGACCCGCCGCCGCGGGTCGCCTTCGACGCGGTGCTGCTGATGTACCTCCACCTGCCGCGGGCGCAGCACCGGACCCTGCTGCGCGGCGCCGCCCAGGCCCTCGCGCCGGGCGGCACGCTCCTCCTCGCGGGGCACGACCTGGCGAACCTCACCGCCGGGCGGGGCGGCCCGCAGGACCCAGAGGTGCTCTTCACCGCCGAGGACCTCGTCGCCGACCTCGAGGGCCTCGAGGGCCTCGAGGGGCTCGACGTCGTCCGGGCCGAGCGGGCCGAGCGAGCCGTGGGCGACGCCGTCGCCCTGGACACCGTCCTGCACGTGGTCCGGCGGGCCTGAGCACCTCGCCTGCGCCCGCCCGGCCCTTCACCGACCCTTCACGTGCGCGCCCCCACGGGCGACACGCGCGCCGCGCAGGCTCGTAGGCGCCACGGCGCCCCCGGCCGGATCCCGGGCTGGCACGCTAGGAGGGGCCGCGGTGCGTGTCGGCGGGTCAGGAGGGCTCACATGGGCAGGCAGGTGCTCGTCGTCGACGACGAGCCGGGTATCCGGCGGGTCCTGCGGGGCTACCTCGAGGGCGAGGGCCTGGAGGTGGCCGAGGCTGCCACCGGTGAGGAGGCGGTCGCCCGCGTGCGCCGTACCGGGCCCGACCTGGTCCTGCTCGACGTCATGCTGCCCGACGTGGACGGCATCGAGGTCCTCCGGCGGATCCGCACCTTCTCCGACGTCTATGTCGTCCTCGTCACCGCCCGCGCCGAGGAGACGGACAAGCTCGTCGGCCTCGCGATCGGGGCGGACGACTACGTGACCAAGCCCTTCAGCCCCCGGGAGGTCGTCGCGCGGGTCAAGGCGGTGCTCCGCCGGGGTCGTGGCGGTGCCGAGGAGGGGGCCCGGCTCGTGCTGGACGGCCTCGTCGTGGACCCCGTTGCGCACGAGGTCCACGTCGACGACCGGGCCGTGAGCCTCTCGGCCCTCGAGTTCGACCTCCTCGCCGCGCTCGCCGGCTCCCCGGGCCGCGTCTTCTCCCGCCGCCAGCTCCTCGAGCGCGTCTGGGGCTACGACTTCTACGGCGACGAGCGGGTCGTCGACGTCCACGTCCGGAGCCTGCGCAAGGAGCTCGGCGACGACGCCACCTCGCCGCGCATCATCGGCACCGTGCGCGGGGTGGGGTACAAGCTCCTCCTGGAGCCGACGTGAACCGGCTCTCGGTCCGGCTCCTCCTGAGCCATGCGCTCGTCGCCGCGATCGGCGGGCTCACCACCTACCTGCTGGTGCGGTACCTCGCCCCGCAGATGTACGACCGCGACGTGCGCATGATGGGCGGAGCGGGCGGGCCCGGCGGGCCGGGGGGCGGACCGGGCGTCGGCGGGGCAGGGCTGCGGGAGATCGCCGTCTCGGCGATGAACAGCGCCGTCCTCGTCGGGGTGCTCGCCGGGATCGTCACGGCCGTCCTGGCCGGCGCGTACTCCTCGAGCCGGGTGATGCGGCCGCTGCGTGCGGTGAGCGCGGCGACGCACACCCTCGCCCAGGGCCGCTACGACCGCCCGGTGGCCGTCCCGCGCGAGGCCGAGCTCGCCGCCGTCGCCGAGGACGTCAACGCCCTCGGCGAGCGGCTGGCCGAGACCGAGGCGCGCCGGGTGCGGCTGCTCGGCGAGGTCGCCCACGAGATGCGCACCCCGCTGACCGTGCTCGACGGGTACGTCGAGGGCATGGTCGACGGCGTCTTCGAGCCGGGTCCGGAGGTGCTCACCGAGCTCGGTGCCGAGGTGCGTCGCCTGCGCCGTCTCGCCGACGACCTCAGCGCCCTGTCCCGGGCGGAGGAGGGACGGCTGGAGCTCCGGGCGGCGGAGGTGGACCTGGCCGGGCTCGCCGTGCGTGCGGCCGAGCGGCTGCGCACCCAGCTCGACGACGCCGGGGTGCGCCTCGAGGTGCCCGCACCCACCGGTCCTCTGCCGGTGACCGCCGACGCCGACCGACTCGCCCAGGTCGTCACGAACCTCGTGGGCAACGCCCTCGCCGCGACCCCCGCCGGCGGGCTGGTCGAGGTGACCTCCCGGCGGGCGGGGGGCGAGGCCGTCGTCAGCGTGCGCGACACCGGCACCGGGCTCGCTGCCGGCGACCTCGAGCGGGTCTTCGAGCGCTTCTACCGGGTGCCCGGCGCGGACGCCCGTGCGGGCCGGCACACCGGCTCGGGCATCGGCCTGACCATCGCCCGTGGCATCGCCCGCGCCCACGGGGGCGACGTCATCGCGTCGTCCGGTGGTCCCGGACGAGGGTCCACGTTCGAGCTGCGGGTGCCGCTGAGCGGGTAGCGGTCCGGCGCCGACGAGCGCGCGGGTGCTACGTGCTGGGTGCTGGGTGCTCGGAGCCGGGTGCCGGGTGCCGGGTGCCGGGTGCCGGGTGCCGGGTCGTCGGGGCGGCGGTGCGACGGTGCGGTGGCAGAGTCGTACGCGGCTCGCTCACCTGCACGTTCTCCGAGTTCGCGGTGAGCGAGGGGGCTGCGGTGAGCGAGCGGGTCCGTGGTGACCGAGCGGGTCCGTGGTGACCGAGCGGGTCCGTGGTGACCGAGCGGGTCCGTGGTGACCGAGCGGGTCCGTGGTGACCGAGCAACGTCGGAGATGCTGAGTCGACCCGGGAGCCCCTGAGTCACCGCGGGGGGCGTCGCTGCCCGCGCGCACGGGGCGCGGCCACACCATGTGGCGCCGTCTCCGCGGTCGCCGTCCTGCGGTCACCGTCACCCGGCGTGGTGCCGTGACCGTGCCCGGCCGCGGCCGCGGCCGGGGTGCTGTGGCCGATGGTCGCCCCGATGACGGTCCACGATCGCGGTCCCGGCGCGGCTCGCGAACAGCACGTGCTCGGGGCGGCGAGACCTGCCAAGACGCATGAGCCACGTCACAGATCGGACCTTCGGTGCGCTTCGGCCAAATACCCCCGGGGGTAGGACGTACGGCCCGGTAAACCGGCAAACCGGGCGCGCATGATCGTCATGTCACCCCGAAGGCCCACGCACCACTCTGGAGGACGACGATGAAGCGTCTGGTCATTCTCGGCGGCGGAACCGCCGGGACGATGGTCGCGGTGAAGCTTCGCCGCAAGCTCAAGAAGGAGAAGTGGCAGATCACGGTCGTCGACCAGGACCTGCAGCACCTCTACCAGCCGGGACTGCTCCTGCTCCCGTTCGGCGTCTACGAGCCGCACGAGCTGGTCAAGCCGCGCGACAGGTACCTGCCGCGCGGGGTCGACCTCGTGATGGGGGAGATCGACAAGGTCGACCCCGAGGCGCAGCGGGTGGACCTCGCGGACGGCCGCACCCTCGACTACGACTACCTCGTCATCGCCACGGGTACGACCCCCCGGCCGGACCAGACCCCCGGCATGGAGGAGGGCGAGTGGCGCAAGAGCATCCACGAGTTCTTCACCCTCGAGGGCGCGATCGCCCTGCGGGAGGCGCTGGCCGACTTCACGGGCGGCCGCCTGGTGGTCCACATCACCGAGATGCCCATCAAGTGCCCGGTCGCCCCGCTGGAGTTCACCTTCCTCGCCGACGCCTTCTTCGAGGAGAAGGGCATGCGCGACAAGGTCGAGATCGTCTACGCCACCCCCCTCGAGGGCGCGTTCACGAAGCCGGTCGCCTCCGCCCACCTCGGCACGATGTTCGAGGACCGCAACATCCACATGGAGCCCGACTTCTACATCGAGCACATCGACCCCGAGACGAAGACCATGGTCTCGATGGACGAGCGGGAGATCCCCTTCGACCTCCTCGTGACGATCCCGCTCAACATGGGCGCCGACTTCGTGGCGCGCTCCGGCCTGGGTGACGACCTCAACTACGTCCCGGTCGACAAGGGCACCCTGCTCTCGACGAAGTACCAGAACATCTTCGCCGTCGGCGACGCCAGCAACATCCCCGCCTCGAAGGCCGGCTCGGTAGCCCACTTCGCGGTGGACGGGTTCACCGAGAACTTCGTCGACCACGTCCACGGCCGGCCCATGACCGACCTCTTCGACGGTCACGCGAACTGCTTCATCGAGTCCGGCCACGGCAAGGGCCTGCTCATCGACTTCAACTACGACACCGAGCCGCTGACCGGCGTCTACCCCTACCCCAAGGTCGGGCCCCTCAGCCTGCTGAAGGAGACCCGAGCCAACCACTGGGGCAAGCTCGCGTTCCGCCACCTGTACTGGAACGTGCTCATGCGCGGTCTGCCCATGCCCGTCTCCACCCACATGTCGATGGCCGGCAAGGAGACCGCCGGCACGAACGTCTGAGAGGTACGACAACCATGCCCGTCATCGAGATCTCCGGTAAGCCCGTCCACGTCAACGACGAGGGCTTCCTCACCGAGTACGACGAGTGGGACGAGGACATCGCCCGCACGCTCGCCCAGCAGATCGGCATCGACATGACCGACCAGCACTGGAAGGTCGTCCACTTCCTGCGCGACGACTTCAAGGCCCAGGGCGAGACCGCCACGACCCGCCGGATCAACACCGTCGGCGGCATCCCGGTCAAGGAGCAGTTCGCCCTGTTCCCCAAGAAGCCGGGCCGCAAGATGTCCTACATCGCCGGGCTGCCCAAGCCGCACGGCTGCGTCTGAGAGAGGCACACCGCCATGACCACCACACCTGTCACCGCACCGGCGATCGTCCCGAACTTCGACGACGAGGAGACCGACCGGAAGCTTGCGATCATCTGCTCCAAGGGCAACCTCGACATGGCCTACCCGGGGCTCATCCTCGGCAACGCCGCCCTCGGTGAGGGCATCGAGACGCACTTCTTCTTCACCTTCTGGGGCTTCGACATGATCATGAAGTCCCGGATGAACGACCTGACGTTCTCCCCGGTCGCCAACACCGCCATGCACCTGCCCATCCGGGACATGAAGCTGCCGCAGGCCCTCGCGCCGGCGCCCGGCATCAGCCGCATGACGACGAAGATGATGAAGAAGCAGATGGACGACCTCGGCATCCCCACGGTGCCGGACTTCCTCGACCAGATCGTCGCCGCCGGGGGTCACCTCTGGGCGTGCCAGCTCTCGGCCGACATGAACAAGCTCGACGCCTCGGACTTCCGGGACGACATCGAGGGGATCATCACCGCCGCGGACTTCATCGAGATGACGGGCGGCGCCCAGCTGCTGTTCATCTGAGGACCCGGACCGGGCGGCCCAGCCGCCCGGTCCGACGCCGGCGGGCCTGCGGGCCTCACCGCCGCCGGCGCAGGGGCGGGGGTTCCCTCGTCGTCACCGGTGTGGGCCGGGGGTACGCCTTCAGGGGCGGCGACGACGACGGGGACCCCCGCTTCGTCGTGCCCGGCGGGGTGCGACGGGTCGGGGACGCCCGGGTTGGGAACGTCCGGGTCGGGGACGCCCGGGTTGGGAACGTCCGGGTCGGGGACGCCCGGGCCGGGACGGCGGGCCGAGTGGAGCCCTGCCTACGGCGGGACGTGGCTCAGCGGGCGAAGAACGGCCCGCGAGCGGGGTCCTCGCGGAACGCCAGGGTGCGCGCCAGTCGCTCGCGGGAGGTCGCGGTGACGTCGTCGGGAAGCGCCCCGAGCGGGAACCAGCCCACCTCGGTGGACTCGTCGTCGCCCACGCGAGCCTCGCCGTCGACGTAGCGGCACAGGAACGTCAGGTCCAGGTACTGCGACTCGTCCCCGTTGGGGTAGGTCACGCGATGGGTCGAGGACAGGTGGGCCAGCGCGACCACCTCGGCGACGACGCCGGTCTCCTCCTCCACCTCGCGCACGAGGCCCACGGCGGGCTCCTCGCCGGGCTCGAGGATGCCCGAGACGAGGGCCCACAGCCCGTTGTCGGCGCGACGGCCGAGCAGGAGCCGGTCGTCGTCGTCCAGGACGACGCCCGTCACCCCGGGCAGCCACAGGAGGTCGTGACCGATGTGGGAGCGGAGGTGGGCGACGAAGGGCGGGACGGGCACGGCACCGAGCCTAGTGGCCTCCACCCCCGGGCTCCCTGCGCGCGGAGGTCTCCTGGGGCAACCCTCCGCCGGGGAAGAGGAAGGGCCGCGGACCCACGCGTGCGCGGATCTGCGGCCCTTCCGTCTGTCGGGGTGGCGGGATTCGAACCCACGACCTCTTCGTCCCGAACGAAGCGCGCTACCAAGCTGCGCCACACCCCGGTGGAACCGGTTCAGGATAGCCGACCGGTGCCGTCGGCGTGAAACCGGCGCGGTGAGACCCACGCCACGTCCAGGTGTCAGCGCGGGAGGAGGGTGAGCAGGCTCGCCTCGGGCCGGCACGCGAAGCGGAACGGCGCGTACGGGCTGGTCCCCAGGCCCGCCGAGACGTGCAGCCAGGTCGACCCGGCACCGCCGGGCGCGTCCGGGCGCGGGCCCGGCCAGCCGTGCAGACCCGAGGCCCGGCCCCGTTCCAGGTCGGAGTTGGTCACCAGCGCCCCGTAGAACGGCACGCACAGCTGGCCGCCGTGGGTGTGCCCGGCGAGGACGAGGTCGCAGCCGTCACCGGCCATGGCGTCCAGCACCCGGGTGTACGGGGCGTGGGTGACGCCGAGGTGCAGGTCCGCCCCGGGGCCGGGCGCGGGGAACGCGTCGCGGTCCAGGTGCGGGTCGTCCACCCCGACGAAGGAGACCGTCCGGCCACCGAGCTCGAGCGTCACGCGGGTGTTGGTGAGGTCGCGCCACCCGGCGCGGCGGAAGGCGGCGGTCATCTCCCGCCACGGCAGCTCCTCGGGGTCCTCGTGCGCGGTGCGCGCGTCGGGCAGGAGGTAGCGGGCGGGGTTCTTCGGCCGGGGGGCGACGTAGTCGTTCGAGCCGAGCACGAAGACCCCCGGACGGTCCATGAGCGGGGCGTAGGCCTCGAGGAGGGGACCGAGGGCATCGTGGTGGGCGAGGTTGTCCCCGGTGGTGACGACGAGGTCCGGCTCGAGCCGGGCGAGGTCGTGCACCCAGGCGACCTTGTCGCGCTGGACCGGGGTCAGGTGCAGGTCCGACAGGTGCAGGACCCTCAGCGGCTGCTCACCCGGGGCCAGGACGGGCACGTCGTAGCGGCGCAGCGTGAACATCGACGTCTCCGCCCACGCCCACGCGAGTGC
Coding sequences within it:
- a CDS encoding FAD-dependent oxidoreductase, with the protein product MSATRLVVVGGVAGGMSAAARARRLDEHADIVVLEQSDYVSFANCGLPYHLSGEIARRDALLLHTPATLAASLDLDVRTGHRVTGVDRDARRVSVAGPEGTYDLPYDALILAPGAVPVRPPIAGLDHPAVHSLRTVPDVDGLRAAVDSVLAGRSAGDAPSAVVIGAGFIGLEAVEALAARGLAVHLVELADHVLPPLDAELAPLLADELTRHGVSLHLGVSAQSVAATDEPTEYGDELEGTLGQVTVTLSDGTTLPADLVVVNVGVRPASALAKQAGLDLGPSGAIRVDADQRTSDPHIWAVGDAVEVVQAGTGAGIPVPLAGPANRQGRRAADSVLGRRTTPQKDVLATSIVRVFGLTAATTGLNQATLRRAGIDHEVMHIHPGHHAGYYPGSEQVHLVGSFAPDGTLLGAQAVGRAGVDKRIDVLATAIRAGMTADDLAELELAYAPPFGSAKDPVNMLGFVAQNVLDGTMPQWQAWDLEDVRRDTLVLDVRSHKEYERGHLEGALNIPHTELRDHLEQVREAAAGRPVSVHCASGVRSYLATRILLGEGFDARNLSGGWLTLAAVHPDL
- a CDS encoding rhodanese-like domain-containing protein is translated as MTTPPPSSPGLLARLKGLLGGGGDGGRLPSTVDAARALELVRDGASLLDVRERQEWKSGHAPQAVHVPLAEVGEKAPRRLAKDKPVVVVCASGARSRSGAKQLRGLGFDATSLSGGMAAWQRAGGTVR
- the trxA gene encoding thioredoxin, with protein sequence MSTVNLTAESFEKTVLDGGIVLVDFWAAWCGPCRMFAPVFEKASEEHPDIVFGKVDTEAEQMLAAQASITSIPTLMAFRDGILVFSQAGALPGPALEQLIDAVEGLDMDDVRAQIAAQQSAPVS
- a CDS encoding DUF302 domain-containing protein, with the protein product MSYGITVTTAMPFDEAVAAVREALGAQGFGILTEIDMAATLKKKIDADIPPQVILGACNPPLAHRALQAEESVGLLLPCNVVVRGSGGATVVEALDPQIMVGVTGNDDLAAVADDAATRLRAALGTLG
- a CDS encoding metal-sensitive transcriptional regulator → MELDPTEMGKVINRLKRAQGQLAGVLRMLEEGRDCEDVVTQLSAVSRALDRAGFAIIATSMRQCLVDSDGEETVDVQKLEKLFLSLA
- a CDS encoding class I SAM-dependent methyltransferase, which translates into the protein MPTEGVAAWDARYAAADLVWSAEPSRWAVEVLGDLPPGVALDLGTGEGRHAVWLARRGWRVTAVDFSGEAIRKARALQRAHLPGAPIDWRQADVLADPPPRVAFDAVLLMYLHLPRAQHRTLLRGAAQALAPGGTLLLAGHDLANLTAGRGGPQDPEVLFTAEDLVADLEGLEGLEGLDVVRAERAERAVGDAVALDTVLHVVRRA
- a CDS encoding response regulator transcription factor, whose translation is MGRQVLVVDDEPGIRRVLRGYLEGEGLEVAEAATGEEAVARVRRTGPDLVLLDVMLPDVDGIEVLRRIRTFSDVYVVLVTARAEETDKLVGLAIGADDYVTKPFSPREVVARVKAVLRRGRGGAEEGARLVLDGLVVDPVAHEVHVDDRAVSLSALEFDLLAALAGSPGRVFSRRQLLERVWGYDFYGDERVVDVHVRSLRKELGDDATSPRIIGTVRGVGYKLLLEPT
- a CDS encoding HAMP domain-containing sensor histidine kinase, translated to MNRLSVRLLLSHALVAAIGGLTTYLLVRYLAPQMYDRDVRMMGGAGGPGGPGGGPGVGGAGLREIAVSAMNSAVLVGVLAGIVTAVLAGAYSSSRVMRPLRAVSAATHTLAQGRYDRPVAVPREAELAAVAEDVNALGERLAETEARRVRLLGEVAHEMRTPLTVLDGYVEGMVDGVFEPGPEVLTELGAEVRRLRRLADDLSALSRAEEGRLELRAAEVDLAGLAVRAAERLRTQLDDAGVRLEVPAPTGPLPVTADADRLAQVVTNLVGNALAATPAGGLVEVTSRRAGGEAVVSVRDTGTGLAAGDLERVFERFYRVPGADARAGRHTGSGIGLTIARGIARAHGGDVIASSGGPGRGSTFELRVPLSG
- a CDS encoding FAD/NAD(P)-binding oxidoreductase yields the protein MKRLVILGGGTAGTMVAVKLRRKLKKEKWQITVVDQDLQHLYQPGLLLLPFGVYEPHELVKPRDRYLPRGVDLVMGEIDKVDPEAQRVDLADGRTLDYDYLVIATGTTPRPDQTPGMEEGEWRKSIHEFFTLEGAIALREALADFTGGRLVVHITEMPIKCPVAPLEFTFLADAFFEEKGMRDKVEIVYATPLEGAFTKPVASAHLGTMFEDRNIHMEPDFYIEHIDPETKTMVSMDEREIPFDLLVTIPLNMGADFVARSGLGDDLNYVPVDKGTLLSTKYQNIFAVGDASNIPASKAGSVAHFAVDGFTENFVDHVHGRPMTDLFDGHANCFIESGHGKGLLIDFNYDTEPLTGVYPYPKVGPLSLLKETRANHWGKLAFRHLYWNVLMRGLPMPVSTHMSMAGKETAGTNV
- a CDS encoding TusE/DsrC/DsvC family sulfur relay protein; translated protein: MPVIEISGKPVHVNDEGFLTEYDEWDEDIARTLAQQIGIDMTDQHWKVVHFLRDDFKAQGETATTRRINTVGGIPVKEQFALFPKKPGRKMSYIAGLPKPHGCV
- a CDS encoding DsrE/DsrF/DrsH-like family protein, encoding MTTTPVTAPAIVPNFDDEETDRKLAIICSKGNLDMAYPGLILGNAALGEGIETHFFFTFWGFDMIMKSRMNDLTFSPVANTAMHLPIRDMKLPQALAPAPGISRMTTKMMKKQMDDLGIPTVPDFLDQIVAAGGHLWACQLSADMNKLDASDFRDDIEGIITAADFIEMTGGAQLLFI
- a CDS encoding NUDIX domain-containing protein, giving the protein MPVPPFVAHLRSHIGHDLLWLPGVTGVVLDDDDRLLLGRRADNGLWALVSGILEPGEEPAVGLVREVEEETGVVAEVVALAHLSSTHRVTYPNGDESQYLDLTFLCRYVDGEARVGDDESTEVGWFPLGALPDDVTATSRERLARTLAFREDPARGPFFAR
- a CDS encoding metallophosphoesterase; amino-acid sequence: MFTLRRYDVPVLAPGEQPLRVLHLSDLHLTPVQRDKVAWVHDLARLEPDLVVTTGDNLAHHDALGPLLEAYAPLMDRPGVFVLGSNDYVAPRPKNPARYLLPDARTAHEDPEELPWREMTAAFRRAGWRDLTNTRVTLELGGRTVSFVGVDDPHLDRDAFPAPGPGADLHLGVTHAPYTRVLDAMAGDGCDLVLAGHTHGGQLCVPFYGALVTNSDLERGRASGLHGWPGPRPDAPGGAGSTWLHVSAGLGTSPYAPFRFACRPEASLLTLLPR